From one Brachypodium distachyon strain Bd21 chromosome 4, Brachypodium_distachyon_v3.0, whole genome shotgun sequence genomic stretch:
- the LOC100831762 gene encoding uncharacterized protein LOC100831762 isoform X1, which translates to MAAPPPEFVEVRCAGCGETLEVDPGLTEFACPDCGTHQALPPELMPPPPRRPRRALPIPGRGPASAVPVPVPVPVPVPARMPCEGCGAVLSLPAGIGRFACPLCSVELVVDDGRLRLCLDSQDAATVSVVEPPPAGAMPSSPYTRRRQEVQVERHDHPIRSEMLAQCPSLSVNTEETPSSLRADTRMTIHNMLAQKEPPNRSVYRAESRIGPPNTTSMMSITRKPRLQAGTESIIGLEKVQPEPPIQASYTPQAQARPLSYSFRSDHPVVGVASHQHQRNEVCSTMEQKNIDDPSDEALNEKQTQDKYQCKAIEGNPKRKRSIKSANGKQKGENKGLTSYPNDGLHLRRSKHFTKQSEYPGNNEPAQQSAASSNETETDQTDIDRIIADLCPSSLPPHQMPRARSNELDNIEATILETSSNHCMPQVEQFPHCYSQLYPPEDGSRPQLDKSGEQVRPQSPEVMDVQQEGAHCGNCLLGSDRKSSGKRRGRPQNCPTRLIEPRREVDRPILTPNNIDNWDVNPPCPKVASTLTILMKQKHPGSTYLLVDQNGDVPPDGEVVHHWHQYPPEMRAAVLNEFLQRYKWAPGREADCLKLFERRAVRQFAGILWEEKRRVRGELASVHKAKETSGAHRSNRRTGVNNEDAREELEDQQITARSEDDDPLQWKPYPPAWLYPNWWERLCEHWAKEEVLMMSSQNRKNRRSGGRAFHTTGSRSLAMHRQLMVMENGGEMVSELEVFNKTHKLNGGTGEFISERAKRTVEGFKKRMEEAGDKDIDPNLAWVQEVGGRSRRGRYYGLTGIVDKAKVDELAKSVPGCSGEQGQEQKFTQEQAQQMINQALQGFNEAWEIKFKSLEQSVYGMPLLGVHPEHGPGSSASGGAVQDERSTHKVLSGPQHGERCPSERHGDNNNDEEAMSTSV; encoded by the exons atggcggcgccgccgccggagttcgttgAGGTGCGGTGCGCGGGCTGCGGAGAGACGCTGGAAGTGGATCCTGGCCTCACCGAGTTCGCCTGCCCCGACTGCGGGACCCACCAGGCGCTACCGCCGGAGctcatgccgccgccgccccggcgcCCGCGCCGGGCGCTGCCCATCCCTGGCCGCGGACCTGCCTCCGCCGTGCCTGTTCCCGTGCCTGTGCCTGTTCCTGTGCCCGCTCGTATGCCGTGCGAAGGCTGCGGCGCCGTGCTGAGCTTGCCGGCCGGCATCGGGCGCTTCGCGTGCCCTCTCTGCAGCGTTGAGCTCGTCGTCGACGATGGGAGACTCCGGCTCTGCCTCGACTCGCAGGACGCCGCCACAGTATCTGTCGTGGAGCCGCCCCCAGCCGGCGCCATGCCCTCGTCCCCTTACACACGCCGGCGGCAGGAG GTTCAAGTAGAAAGGCATGACCATCCAATTCGCTCTGAGATGCTGGCACAATGCCCCAGTCTGTCAGTTAACACAGAGGAGACACCCAGTTCACTTAGAGCAGACACCCGGATGACAATACACAACATGTTGGCACAAAAGGAGCCCCCTAACCGTTCAGTTTATAGAGCAGAGTCACGTATTGGGCCACCCAATACAACATCTATGATGTCTATTACAAGGAAACCGAGATTGCAAGCTGGTACTGAATCTATTATAGGTTTGGAAAAAGTACAACCAGAGCCTCCCATTCAGGCAAGCTACACACCACAGGCACAAGCCCGACCTCTCAGTTATTCATTTCGTAGTGACCATCCTGTTGTGGGCGTTGCAAGTCATCAACATCAGAGAAATGAAGTATGTAGTACTATGGAGCAGAAAAATATAGATGATCCTTCGGATGAAGCTTTGAATGAAAAGCAGACACAAGACAAGTATCAGTGTAAGGCAATTGAAGGGAACCCAAAGAGAAAAcggagcatcaagagtgccaATGGGAAGCAGAAGGGGGAAAATAAGGGCTTGACGAGTTACCCAAATGATGGGCTCCATCTTAGGCGTAGTAAGCACTTTACAAAGCAGTCGGAATATCCAGGTAACAATGAACCGGCCCAGCAGTCAGCTGCATCTTCAAATGAAACTGAAACTGATCAAACTGATATTGACAGAATCATTGCCGATCTGTGTCCCAGTTCATTGCCTCCTCACCAAATGCCTCGAGCAAGATCAAATGAATTGGATAATATTGAGGCAACCATTCTAGAAACTTCTTCAAATCATTGTATGCCTCAAGTTGAACAGTTCCCACACTGCTACAGCCAATTGTACCCTCCAGAGGATGGTAGTCGACCCCAGCTTGATAAAAGTGGTGAACAAGTGCGGCCACAATCGCCAGAGGTCATGGATGTGCAACAG GAGGGTGCACACTGCGGCAATTGCCTGTTAGGATCTGATCGAAAATCATCTGGTAAGCGAAGGGGACGTCCACAAAACTGCCCTACGAGACTGATTGAACCACGCAGGGAAGTTGACAGGCCCATTCTGACTCCAAATAATATTGA CAACTGGGACGTCAACCCACCTTGTCCTAAGGTGGCGTCTACCCTTACTATTCTTATGAAGCAGAAGCACCCTGGGTCAACCTATCTGCTGGTTGATCAGAATGGCGATGTTCCGCCTGATGGGGAAGTGGTTCACCACTGGCACCAGTATCCTCCAGAGATGAGAGCTGCTGTTTTGAATGAATTTCTT CAACGCTATAAGTGGGCCCCTGGCCGAGAAGCAGACTGCCTGAAACTATTTGAACGCAGAGCAGTAAGACAGTTTGCTGGCATCCTATGGGAAGAGAAACGAAGGGTTAGAGGAGAGTTGGCTTCAGTACATAAAGCCAAAGAAACTTCAGGAGCACATAGGTCAAATAGACGCACAGGGGTAAACAATGAAGATGCTAGAGAAGAGCTTGAGGATCAGCAGATAACAGCTAGAAGTGAGGATGATGACCCATTACAGTGGAAACCTTATCCCCCTGCTTGGTTGTATCCAAATTGGTGGGAGAGATTGTGTGAGCACTGGGCCAAAGAAGAAGTCTTAATGATGTCTTCCCAGAACAGGAAGAACCGGCGCTCTGGAGGTCGTGCGTTTCATACAACAGGTTCACGCAGCTTGGCCATGCACCGCCAGCTTATG GTTATGGAAAATGGTGGGGAGATGGTGTCAGAACTCGAGGTATTCAACAAGACCCATAAGCTTAATGGTGGCACAGGTGAATTTATCAGTGAGAGAGCAAAGCGAACTGTG GAGGGCTTCAAGAAGCGTATGGAGGAGGCTGGTGATAAGGACATAGATCCCAATCTTGCATGGGTACAAGAAGTCGGTGGCCGGAGTCGTCGAGGGAGGTATTATGGCCTTACTGGTATAGTTGACAAGGCCAAGGTCGATGAATTGGCGAAGTCTGTTCCAGGTTGTTCTGGTGAACAAGGCCAGGAGCAGAAGTTCACGCAGGAGCAGGCGCAACAGATGATTAATCAGGCTCTGCAAGGGTTTAATGAAGCCTGGGAAATTAAGTTTAAGTCCCTGGAGCAAAGTGTTTATGGCATGCCATTGTTAGGTGTGCATCCTGAG CATGGTCCTGGGTCTTCTGCGTCTGGAGGGGCTGTTCAGGACGAGCGTTCCACACATAAG GTTTTGTCAGGCCCTCAACATGGTGAAAGATGCCCATCTGAGAGGCATGGCGACAACAATAATGACGAGGAAGCTATGTCTACCAGCGTTTGA
- the LOC100831762 gene encoding uncharacterized protein LOC100831762 isoform X2, which yields MAAPPPEFVEVRCAGCGETLEVDPGLTEFACPDCGTHQALPPELMPPPPRRPRRALPIPGRGPASAVPVPVPVPVPVPARMPCEGCGAVLSLPAGIGRFACPLCSVELVVDDGRLRLCLDSQDAATVSVVEPPPAGAMPSSPYTRRRQEVQVERHDHPIRSEMLAQCPSLSVNTEETPSSLRADTRMTIHNMLAQKEPPNRSVYRAESRIGPPNTTSMMSITRKPRLQAGTESIIGLEKVQPEPPIQASYTPQAQARPLSYSFRSDHPVVGVASHQHQRNEVCSTMEQKNIDDPSDEALNEKQTQDKYQCKAIEGNPKRKRSIKSANGKQKGENKGLTSYPNDGLHLRRSKHFTKQSEYPGNNEPAQQSAASSNETETDQTDIDRIIADLCPSSLPPHQMPRARSNELDNIEATILETSSNHCMPQVEQFPHCYSQLYPPEDGSRPQLDKSGEQVRPQSPEVMDVQQEGAHCGNCLLGSDRKSSGKRRGRPQNCPTRLIEPRREVDRPILTPNNIDNWDVNPPCPKVASTLTILMKQKHPGSTYLLVDQNGDVPPDGEVVHHWHQYPPEMRAAVLNEFLQRYKWAPGREADCLKLFERRAVRQFAGILWEEKRRVRGELASVHKAKETSGAHRSNRRTGVNNEDAREELEDQQITARSEDDDPLQWKPYPPAWLYPNWWERLCEHWAKEEVLMMSSQNRKNRRSGGRAFHTTGSRSLAMHRQLMVMENGGEMVSELEVFNKTHKLNGGTGEFISERAKRTVEGFKKRMEEAGDKDIDPNLAWVQEVGGRSRRGRLFW from the exons atggcggcgccgccgccggagttcgttgAGGTGCGGTGCGCGGGCTGCGGAGAGACGCTGGAAGTGGATCCTGGCCTCACCGAGTTCGCCTGCCCCGACTGCGGGACCCACCAGGCGCTACCGCCGGAGctcatgccgccgccgccccggcgcCCGCGCCGGGCGCTGCCCATCCCTGGCCGCGGACCTGCCTCCGCCGTGCCTGTTCCCGTGCCTGTGCCTGTTCCTGTGCCCGCTCGTATGCCGTGCGAAGGCTGCGGCGCCGTGCTGAGCTTGCCGGCCGGCATCGGGCGCTTCGCGTGCCCTCTCTGCAGCGTTGAGCTCGTCGTCGACGATGGGAGACTCCGGCTCTGCCTCGACTCGCAGGACGCCGCCACAGTATCTGTCGTGGAGCCGCCCCCAGCCGGCGCCATGCCCTCGTCCCCTTACACACGCCGGCGGCAGGAG GTTCAAGTAGAAAGGCATGACCATCCAATTCGCTCTGAGATGCTGGCACAATGCCCCAGTCTGTCAGTTAACACAGAGGAGACACCCAGTTCACTTAGAGCAGACACCCGGATGACAATACACAACATGTTGGCACAAAAGGAGCCCCCTAACCGTTCAGTTTATAGAGCAGAGTCACGTATTGGGCCACCCAATACAACATCTATGATGTCTATTACAAGGAAACCGAGATTGCAAGCTGGTACTGAATCTATTATAGGTTTGGAAAAAGTACAACCAGAGCCTCCCATTCAGGCAAGCTACACACCACAGGCACAAGCCCGACCTCTCAGTTATTCATTTCGTAGTGACCATCCTGTTGTGGGCGTTGCAAGTCATCAACATCAGAGAAATGAAGTATGTAGTACTATGGAGCAGAAAAATATAGATGATCCTTCGGATGAAGCTTTGAATGAAAAGCAGACACAAGACAAGTATCAGTGTAAGGCAATTGAAGGGAACCCAAAGAGAAAAcggagcatcaagagtgccaATGGGAAGCAGAAGGGGGAAAATAAGGGCTTGACGAGTTACCCAAATGATGGGCTCCATCTTAGGCGTAGTAAGCACTTTACAAAGCAGTCGGAATATCCAGGTAACAATGAACCGGCCCAGCAGTCAGCTGCATCTTCAAATGAAACTGAAACTGATCAAACTGATATTGACAGAATCATTGCCGATCTGTGTCCCAGTTCATTGCCTCCTCACCAAATGCCTCGAGCAAGATCAAATGAATTGGATAATATTGAGGCAACCATTCTAGAAACTTCTTCAAATCATTGTATGCCTCAAGTTGAACAGTTCCCACACTGCTACAGCCAATTGTACCCTCCAGAGGATGGTAGTCGACCCCAGCTTGATAAAAGTGGTGAACAAGTGCGGCCACAATCGCCAGAGGTCATGGATGTGCAACAG GAGGGTGCACACTGCGGCAATTGCCTGTTAGGATCTGATCGAAAATCATCTGGTAAGCGAAGGGGACGTCCACAAAACTGCCCTACGAGACTGATTGAACCACGCAGGGAAGTTGACAGGCCCATTCTGACTCCAAATAATATTGA CAACTGGGACGTCAACCCACCTTGTCCTAAGGTGGCGTCTACCCTTACTATTCTTATGAAGCAGAAGCACCCTGGGTCAACCTATCTGCTGGTTGATCAGAATGGCGATGTTCCGCCTGATGGGGAAGTGGTTCACCACTGGCACCAGTATCCTCCAGAGATGAGAGCTGCTGTTTTGAATGAATTTCTT CAACGCTATAAGTGGGCCCCTGGCCGAGAAGCAGACTGCCTGAAACTATTTGAACGCAGAGCAGTAAGACAGTTTGCTGGCATCCTATGGGAAGAGAAACGAAGGGTTAGAGGAGAGTTGGCTTCAGTACATAAAGCCAAAGAAACTTCAGGAGCACATAGGTCAAATAGACGCACAGGGGTAAACAATGAAGATGCTAGAGAAGAGCTTGAGGATCAGCAGATAACAGCTAGAAGTGAGGATGATGACCCATTACAGTGGAAACCTTATCCCCCTGCTTGGTTGTATCCAAATTGGTGGGAGAGATTGTGTGAGCACTGGGCCAAAGAAGAAGTCTTAATGATGTCTTCCCAGAACAGGAAGAACCGGCGCTCTGGAGGTCGTGCGTTTCATACAACAGGTTCACGCAGCTTGGCCATGCACCGCCAGCTTATG GTTATGGAAAATGGTGGGGAGATGGTGTCAGAACTCGAGGTATTCAACAAGACCCATAAGCTTAATGGTGGCACAGGTGAATTTATCAGTGAGAGAGCAAAGCGAACTGTG GAGGGCTTCAAGAAGCGTATGGAGGAGGCTGGTGATAAGGACATAGATCCCAATCTTGCATGGGTACAAGAAGTCGGTGGCCGGAGTCGTCGAGGGAG GTTGTTCTGGTGA
- the LOC100832066 gene encoding protein ROOT HAIR DEFECTIVE 3 homolog 2 isoform X1, with the protein MATAAQVVGADGEMDVAAMERFTAAAGLARLGLSYAVVSIFGPQGSGKSTLLNRLFGTSFREMDALKGRNQTTKGIWVAKAVGVEPFTVVMDLEGTDGRERGEDDTAFEKQSALFALAVSDIVMINLWCHDIGREQAANRPLLKTIFEVLMRLFSPRKTTLLLVIRDKTKTPVEYLAQALKEDIQKIWDSVRKPEIFKEAALSEFFNVEVTALSSYEEKEEQFKEQVGRLRHRFINSIDPGGLAADRRGVIPASGFCISALQIWKVIRENKDLNLPAHKVMVATVRCEEIADEKLEHFISDKGWLELEAAVISGPVPGFGLKLSAIVDFHLSEYDTEAMYFDECVRTAKRQQLESEILNHAYPAFETVIEHLHCTILRKFKSDLAQSLRSGERFAASVRHCAQSSVVEFEAGWRDAVVKHVDWDVTNVRNKLQQNVEAHTESVRRAKLAELKATYEKKLSDALSGPVQSILETGKRDSWASIRRVYRRETENTILAFSNHLSEYELDQTTSDEMVIELRGHARSTVEKKAREEAGNILMRMKERFSTVLSRDKDSMPRTWTANEDIRTITREARSAALRLMSVMAALRLEDKPDKIDHALMTSLLDGRPLSQKRSIEFTSDLLASSTWEEVSPKDTLITPLQCKSIWRQFKAETEYAVAQAMSMQEAHRRSNNWLPPAWTVLLLAVLGFNEFIFLLRNPLYILGLFLGFVLSYAVWLQYDITSYFRHGMLSALLTASASLLPTIMEIITAIVNMSHNKKQSSHPSRRPPPLHAQSFRNNTCQDAQVHYHASPDSPSSVDSNSGEKSSSN; encoded by the exons ATGGCAACGGCGGCGCAGGTGGTTGGGGCCGACGGTGAGATGGACGTCGCGGCGATGGAGCGgttcacggcggcggcggggctcgcGCGGCTCGGCCTCTCCTACGCCGTCGTCTCCATCTTCGGTCCCCAGGGCAGCG GGAAAAGCACCCTGCTCAACCGTCTCTTCGGGACAAGCTTCAGGGAGATGGATGCCTTGAAAGGAAG GAATCAGACCACCAAGGGAATTTGGGTCGCCAAGGCTGTTGGCGTTGAACCTTTCACTGTTGTGATGGATTTAGAGGGCACGGACGGGAGGGAAAGAGGGGAG GATGATACAGCCTTTGAGAAGCAGAGTGCCCTTTTTGCTCTTGCAGTTTCAGATATTGTAATGATAAATTT GTGGTGCCATGACATAGGCCGAGAACAGGCTGCTAACAGGCCTCTGTTGAAAACAATATTTGAG GTTTTGATGCGTTTATTCAGCCCTCGCAAAACTACACTGCTACTTGTGATTCGCGATAAAACAAAG ACTCCCGTAGAGTATCTTGCCCAAGCTCTAAAGGAGGATATTCAGAAG ATATGGGATTCTGTTCGCAAACCAGAAATCTTCAAGGAAGCTGCACTAAGCGAATTCTTCAAT GTGGAGGTCACCGCTTTGTCAAGTTatgaagagaaagaagaacaaTTTAAGGAACAG GTTGGGAGACTCAGGCATAGGTTTATTAATTCAATCGATCCAGGCGGTTTAGCAGCTGACAGAAGAGGTGTGATACCTGCTTCAGGTTTCTGTATTAGTGCACTGCAGATCTGGAAAGTAATACGGGAAAATAAGGATCTTAACCTTCCTGCTCACAAG GTCATGGTTGCTACTGTTCGGTGTGAAGAGATTGCAGATGAAAAACTTGAACATTTTATTTCCGATAAG GGTTGGTTGGAGCTAGAGGCAGCTGTAATTTCTGGTCCAGTACCAGGATTTGGATTGAAACTCAGTGCTATTGTTGATTTTCATCTATCAGA GTATGACACGGAAGCCATGTACTTCGACGAATGTGTGAGAACTGCTAAGCGGCAACAGTTAGAATCTGAAATTTTAAAC CACGCATACCCTGCGTTTGAGACAGTGATAGAACACCTGCATTGCACAATCCTCAGAAAATTCAAAAGTGACCTAGCACAATCATTAAGGAGTGGTGAGAGATTTGCAGCATCAGTTCGTCACTGTGCCCAGTCTTCAGTAGTAGAGTTTGAGGCTGGATGGAGAG ATGCAGTAGTTAAACATGTGGACTGGGATGTTACGAATGTTAGGAACAAACTGCAGCAGAATGTAGAAGCTCATACAGAATCTGTTCGGCGTGCAAAGTTGGCTGAACTAAAAGCTACTTATGAG AAGAAGCTGTCTGATGCACTTTCTGGACCTGTACAATCAATTCTGGAAACTGGCAAGAGAGACTCTTGGGCATCTATTAGGAGAGTATATAGGCGTGAGACTGAAAATACTATATTGGCATTTTCGAATCACCTTTCTGAGTATGAACTAGACCAGACAACTTCTGATGAAATGGTCATAGAATTAAGGGGACACGCAAGGAGCACAGTAGAAAAGAAAGCGAGAGAAGAAGCTGGAAACATTCTTATGCGTATGaaagaaag GTTTTCCACTGTGTTGAGCCGTGATAAGGATTCGATGCCAAGGACATGGACAGCAAATGAAGATATACGCACAATTACCAGAGAAGCACGCTCAGCG GCTTTAAGGCTTATGTCTGTAATGGCTGCCCTACGGTTGGAGGATAAACCAGATAAAATAGACCATGCTCTGATGACTTCTCTTTTAGATGGACGACCACTGTCGCAGAAAAGGAGCATTGAGTTTACTTCTGATCTACTTGCTTCAAGCACGTGGGAAGAG GTGTCACCAAAGGATACATTAATCACACCATTGCAGTGTAAATCCATTTGGAGACAGTTTAAAGCAGAGACAGAGTATGCTGTTGCACAAGCAATGTCCATGCAG GAAGCACACAGACGCAGCAATAATTGGTTGCCGCCTGCATGGACCGTTCTGCTTCTCGCTGTACTAGGGTTCAACGAATTTATATTTCTTCTTAG GAACCCTCTGTATATTCTGGGGCTCTTTCTCGGCTTTGTGCTATCTTATGCTGTATGGCTGCAATATGACATTACCTCTTACTTCCGCCATGGCATG TTATCTGCCCTTCTCACAGCGTCAGCAAGTCTTCTTCCGACAATCATGGAAATCATAACTGCGATTGTCAATATGAGCCACAACAAGAAGCAATCTTCACACCCATCTCGTCGGCCCCCGCCGCTCCACGCTCAAAGCTTCAGGAACAATACGTGTCAAGACGCTCAAGTGCACTATCATGCTTCTCCTGACTCACCCTCCTCGGTGGACTCGAACAGTGGCGAGAAATCTTCAAGCAACTGA
- the LOC100832066 gene encoding protein ROOT HAIR DEFECTIVE 3 homolog 2 isoform X2 translates to MDALKGRNQTTKGIWVAKAVGVEPFTVVMDLEGTDGRERGEDDTAFEKQSALFALAVSDIVMINLWCHDIGREQAANRPLLKTIFEVLMRLFSPRKTTLLLVIRDKTKTPVEYLAQALKEDIQKIWDSVRKPEIFKEAALSEFFNVEVTALSSYEEKEEQFKEQVGRLRHRFINSIDPGGLAADRRGVIPASGFCISALQIWKVIRENKDLNLPAHKVMVATVRCEEIADEKLEHFISDKGWLELEAAVISGPVPGFGLKLSAIVDFHLSEYDTEAMYFDECVRTAKRQQLESEILNHAYPAFETVIEHLHCTILRKFKSDLAQSLRSGERFAASVRHCAQSSVVEFEAGWRDAVVKHVDWDVTNVRNKLQQNVEAHTESVRRAKLAELKATYEKKLSDALSGPVQSILETGKRDSWASIRRVYRRETENTILAFSNHLSEYELDQTTSDEMVIELRGHARSTVEKKAREEAGNILMRMKERFSTVLSRDKDSMPRTWTANEDIRTITREARSAALRLMSVMAALRLEDKPDKIDHALMTSLLDGRPLSQKRSIEFTSDLLASSTWEEVSPKDTLITPLQCKSIWRQFKAETEYAVAQAMSMQEAHRRSNNWLPPAWTVLLLAVLGFNEFIFLLRNPLYILGLFLGFVLSYAVWLQYDITSYFRHGMLSALLTASASLLPTIMEIITAIVNMSHNKKQSSHPSRRPPPLHAQSFRNNTCQDAQVHYHASPDSPSSVDSNSGEKSSSN, encoded by the exons ATGGATGCCTTGAAAGGAAG GAATCAGACCACCAAGGGAATTTGGGTCGCCAAGGCTGTTGGCGTTGAACCTTTCACTGTTGTGATGGATTTAGAGGGCACGGACGGGAGGGAAAGAGGGGAG GATGATACAGCCTTTGAGAAGCAGAGTGCCCTTTTTGCTCTTGCAGTTTCAGATATTGTAATGATAAATTT GTGGTGCCATGACATAGGCCGAGAACAGGCTGCTAACAGGCCTCTGTTGAAAACAATATTTGAG GTTTTGATGCGTTTATTCAGCCCTCGCAAAACTACACTGCTACTTGTGATTCGCGATAAAACAAAG ACTCCCGTAGAGTATCTTGCCCAAGCTCTAAAGGAGGATATTCAGAAG ATATGGGATTCTGTTCGCAAACCAGAAATCTTCAAGGAAGCTGCACTAAGCGAATTCTTCAAT GTGGAGGTCACCGCTTTGTCAAGTTatgaagagaaagaagaacaaTTTAAGGAACAG GTTGGGAGACTCAGGCATAGGTTTATTAATTCAATCGATCCAGGCGGTTTAGCAGCTGACAGAAGAGGTGTGATACCTGCTTCAGGTTTCTGTATTAGTGCACTGCAGATCTGGAAAGTAATACGGGAAAATAAGGATCTTAACCTTCCTGCTCACAAG GTCATGGTTGCTACTGTTCGGTGTGAAGAGATTGCAGATGAAAAACTTGAACATTTTATTTCCGATAAG GGTTGGTTGGAGCTAGAGGCAGCTGTAATTTCTGGTCCAGTACCAGGATTTGGATTGAAACTCAGTGCTATTGTTGATTTTCATCTATCAGA GTATGACACGGAAGCCATGTACTTCGACGAATGTGTGAGAACTGCTAAGCGGCAACAGTTAGAATCTGAAATTTTAAAC CACGCATACCCTGCGTTTGAGACAGTGATAGAACACCTGCATTGCACAATCCTCAGAAAATTCAAAAGTGACCTAGCACAATCATTAAGGAGTGGTGAGAGATTTGCAGCATCAGTTCGTCACTGTGCCCAGTCTTCAGTAGTAGAGTTTGAGGCTGGATGGAGAG ATGCAGTAGTTAAACATGTGGACTGGGATGTTACGAATGTTAGGAACAAACTGCAGCAGAATGTAGAAGCTCATACAGAATCTGTTCGGCGTGCAAAGTTGGCTGAACTAAAAGCTACTTATGAG AAGAAGCTGTCTGATGCACTTTCTGGACCTGTACAATCAATTCTGGAAACTGGCAAGAGAGACTCTTGGGCATCTATTAGGAGAGTATATAGGCGTGAGACTGAAAATACTATATTGGCATTTTCGAATCACCTTTCTGAGTATGAACTAGACCAGACAACTTCTGATGAAATGGTCATAGAATTAAGGGGACACGCAAGGAGCACAGTAGAAAAGAAAGCGAGAGAAGAAGCTGGAAACATTCTTATGCGTATGaaagaaag GTTTTCCACTGTGTTGAGCCGTGATAAGGATTCGATGCCAAGGACATGGACAGCAAATGAAGATATACGCACAATTACCAGAGAAGCACGCTCAGCG GCTTTAAGGCTTATGTCTGTAATGGCTGCCCTACGGTTGGAGGATAAACCAGATAAAATAGACCATGCTCTGATGACTTCTCTTTTAGATGGACGACCACTGTCGCAGAAAAGGAGCATTGAGTTTACTTCTGATCTACTTGCTTCAAGCACGTGGGAAGAG GTGTCACCAAAGGATACATTAATCACACCATTGCAGTGTAAATCCATTTGGAGACAGTTTAAAGCAGAGACAGAGTATGCTGTTGCACAAGCAATGTCCATGCAG GAAGCACACAGACGCAGCAATAATTGGTTGCCGCCTGCATGGACCGTTCTGCTTCTCGCTGTACTAGGGTTCAACGAATTTATATTTCTTCTTAG GAACCCTCTGTATATTCTGGGGCTCTTTCTCGGCTTTGTGCTATCTTATGCTGTATGGCTGCAATATGACATTACCTCTTACTTCCGCCATGGCATG TTATCTGCCCTTCTCACAGCGTCAGCAAGTCTTCTTCCGACAATCATGGAAATCATAACTGCGATTGTCAATATGAGCCACAACAAGAAGCAATCTTCACACCCATCTCGTCGGCCCCCGCCGCTCCACGCTCAAAGCTTCAGGAACAATACGTGTCAAGACGCTCAAGTGCACTATCATGCTTCTCCTGACTCACCCTCCTCGGTGGACTCGAACAGTGGCGAGAAATCTTCAAGCAACTGA
- the LOC100828635 gene encoding probable E3 ubiquitin-protein ligase RHY1A: MLPGVELARRRRVHYRGDGVGGAAGGDHHQQLGATAQAVSGVVGPALAARIRLEEKLRGAAAPSSSSRWGRLTRDKGASSRQQNIQQEQQQVLTASTEFRSPSTAPALPITTGCSSEMNRTLSKADVCAVCLDEVWERRQRVTRLPCSHRYHSDCVLPWLAIQPDCPCCRTVVPSVDTLS, encoded by the exons ATGCTTCCGGGCGTGGAgctcgcgcggcggcggcgcgtgcacTACCGCGGCGACGGAGTGgggggcgcggccggcggcgaccaccaccagcagctgGGGGCGACGGCGCAGGCGGTCTCCGGCGTCGTGGGGCCCGCGCTGGCGGCCCGCATCAGGCTCGAGGAGAAGCTccgtggcgccgccgcgccctcctcctcgtccag GTGGGGCAGGCTAACACGGGACAAGGGAGCGAGCTCCAGACAGCAGAACATCCAGCAAGAACAGCAGCAGGTCCTGACTGCCAGCACGGAGTTCAGGTCCCCCTCTACGGCTCCAGCATTGCCGATAACGACAGGTTGCTCTTCCGAGATGAATAGGACGCTGTCCAAGGCCGACGTCTGTGCTGTGTGCCTCGACGAAGTCTGggaacggcggcagcgggtgaCGCGGCTGCCCTGCTCCCACCGGTACCACTCTGACTGCGTCCTCCCCTGGCTGGCCATCCAGCCGGACTGCCCCTGCTGTAGGACGGTCGTGCCTTCCGTGGACACCCTCTCTTAG